The Brachyhypopomus gauderio isolate BG-103 chromosome 17, BGAUD_0.2, whole genome shotgun sequence genome includes a window with the following:
- the pole2 gene encoding DNA polymerase epsilon subunit 2 — protein MKMDSRRLKTKVSAGFKMRGLMLRPESSRYLVEVLESVSEVELDDVIERILDAVEKQPLSTNMIELSVAETAVQDCSQSSDETIDNVFNIIGAFDVPRFIYSTERKKFIPINMTSHPAPNLCGQARDKAELFRERYTILQQRTHRHDIFTPPVIGSAPDEGRNKFQLKTVEALLGSTAKLGEVIVLGMITQLKEGKFFLEDLTGSVQLNLSKAQFHSGLYTDSCFVLAEGWYEDSVFNVNAFGFPPVEPSSTTRAYYGNVNFFGGPSTTTVKASAKMKQLEEENEDAMFVIVSDLWLDSVEVLEKIQTMFSGYSAMPPTCFIFCGNFSSAPYGKNQVKSLKECLKTLADLICEHPSIHNNSRFVFVPGPEDPGPSTILPRPPLAEHITEEFRQRVPSSVFTTNPCRIQFCSQEMVVIREDLVNKMCRNCVRLPGSNLDIPNHFVKTILAQGHLTPLPLYVCPVYWAYDYALRVYPVPDVIIFADKYDPFNISNTDCLCINPGSFPRSGFSFKVYYPSNRTVEDSKLHGL, from the exons ATGAAAATGGATTCTCGGAGGCTGAAAACAAAAGTTTCTGCTGGGTTCAAGATGCGAGGGTTAATGCTTCGACC TGAATCCAGTAGATATCTGGTTGAGGTTTTGGAGTCCGTCAGTGAAGTAGAACTGGATGATGTCATTGAACGGATCTTGGACGCTGTTGAAAAGCAACCTT TGTCCACCAACATGATCGAACTCTCCGTAGCTGAGACAGCTGTTCAAGACTGCAGTCAGTCATCTGATGAAACCAT AGACAATGTTTTTAACATCATTGGAGCTTTTGATGTGCCAAGATTCATCTACAGCACAGAAAGGAAAAAGTTTATACC TATCAACATGACTAGCCATCCAGCCCCTAACTTATGTGGCCAGGCCAGAGACAAGGCTGAGCTCTTTAGGGAACGCTATACCATTCTACAACAG CGGACACATAGGCATGACATTTTTACTCCACCTGTGATTGGTTCAGCACCAGATGAAGGAAGAAATAAGTTTCAG TTGAAGACGGTGGAGGCTCTTTTAGGAAGCACAGCTAAACTAGGTGAAGTTATTGTTCTTGGCATGATCACACAGCTTAAAGAG GGCAAGTTTTTCCTTGAAGACTTGACCGGATCAGTGCAGCTTAATCTTTCTAAAGCA CAGTTCCACAGTGGGCTTTACACTGACTCCTGCTTTGTCCTGGCTGAGG GATGGTATGAGGACTCAGTCTTCAATGTCAACGCTTTTGGGTTCCCTCCAGTTGAGCCCTCTTCTACTACCAG GGCGTACTATGGAAATGTAAACTTCTTTGGTGGCCCGTCCACCACCACTGTCAAAGCTTCTGCCAAGATGAaacagctggaggaggagaatgAGGATGCTATGTTTGTTATTGTTTCTGATTTGTGGCTGGACAGCGTTGAGGTCCTGGAGAAAATCCAAACTATGTTTTCAG GCTACTCGGCAATGCCTCCCACATGCTTTATTTTCTGTGGCAACTTCTCCTCTGCCCCTTACGGCAAGAATCAGGTCAAGTCACTTAAAG AGTGTTTGAAAACCCTAGCTGATTTAATCTGCGAACATCCCAGCATCCACAACAA CAGTCGTTTTGTGTTTGTTCCTGGTCCTGAGGATCCTGGGCCCAGCACTATTTTACCCAG ACCTCCCTTGGCTGAACACATCACAGAAGAGTTTAGGCAGCGTGTCCCTTCCTCTGTATTCACCACCAACCCATGCAG AATCCAGTTCTGCAGTCAGGAGATGGTGGTGATACGAGAAGACCTGGTCAACAAAATGTGTAGGAATTGTGTGAGGCTGCCCGGCAGTAACCTTGACATCCCAAACCAC TTTGTGAAGACAATCTTGGCTCAGGGCCATTTGACTCCTCTTCCACTCTATGTCTGCCCAGTGTACTGGGCATACGACTATGCTTTAAGGGTCTATCCTGTACCTGATGTCATCATCTTCGCTGATAAATATGACCCTTTCAACATCTCTAACACCGACTGCCTCTGCATCAACCCG GGCTCATTTCCAAGAAGTGGATTTTCATTTAAAGTGTACTATCCATCAAACAGAACAGTAGAGGACAG CAAATTGCATGGACTGTGA
- the LOC143480909 gene encoding kelch domain-containing protein 1 isoform X1: MTLQAGHRAELVAQERSGHTAVASENLLFVWGGYMSVADHEVFLPNDEIWVYDLENGLWERFDMSGEIPPSMSGTCGCIMNGHLYIFGGCSEDDQTNEHYSVDLHDAKFSWEKLHHQSGLLPSPRDKLSCWVNKDRIIYFGGYGHKLLGEINNSSTFIVDEASWVGDIFWGWNNEVHIFYPEAKAWNEPPTFGRPPAPRAAHASATMGNKGYVCGGRIRDTRKNDIHCLDLDSWTWSEIVPTTTVPLGRSWHTLTTVSDNSLFLFGGLSLDCRPMSDGWIFNLKMKSWTEIKHSNMDKPRLWHTACLGRNSDVVVFGGSHDYILLEDRGHCNNVLFFQIQPYSLLRLCEDFIASHDKIFQIHFTCLPSKLRQVVEKRMIFFKSQKVIKTME, encoded by the exons ATGACGTTACAAGCAGGACATCGAGCCGAATTAGTAGCACAGGAAAGAAGTGGACACACGGCAGTAGCCTCAGAAAACCTTTTATTTGTCTGGGGAGGCTACATG TCAGTTGCTGATCATGAAGTCTTCCTACCAAATGATGAAATTTGGGTGTATGACCTGGAGAATGGTTTATG GGAAAGATTTGACATGAGTGGAGAAATCCCTCCTTCTATGTCTGGAACATGTGGCTGCATTATGAATGGACACCTGTATATATTTGGAGGTTGTAGTGAAGATGATCAGACCAATGAG cactaCTCAGTTGATCTCCATGATGCAAAGTTTTCTTGGGAGAAGTTACATCATCAGTCAGGGTTGCTCCCATCACCACGAGATAAGCTTTCCTGTTGGGTCAACAAAGACAG GATTATTTACTTCGGTGGATATGGCCACAAACTGCTCGGTGAAATCAACAACTCCAGTACCTTCATTGTGGATGAGGCATCCTGG GTAGGGGATATCTTCTGGGGATGGAACAATGAAGTTCATATATTTTACCCAGAGGCAAAAGCTTGGAATGAACCGCCCACATTT GGACGTCCCCCTGCACCAAGGGCTGCCCATGCTAGTGCGACCATGGGCAATAAAGGCTATGTATGTGGTGGACGAATTAGG GACACAAGAAAAAATGATATTCATTGTCTGGATTTGGACTCATGGACTTGGTCTGAAAT TGTACCTACAACTACAGTACCTTTGGGGCGCTCATGGCATACACTAACCACCGTGTCAGACAACTCACTCTTTCTGTTTGGGGGACTTAGTTTGGACTGCAGACCCATGA GTGATGGTTGGATATTTAACCTAAAAATGAAAAGCTGGACAGAGATTAAACATTCAAACATGGACAAACCACG acTATGGCACACTGCTTGCCTTGGAAGGAACTCAGATGTTGTTGTATTTGGAGGAAGTCATGATTATATTCTTTTAGAGGACAGA GGCCACTGCAACAATGTTCTTTTTTTCCAAATCCAGCCTTACTCCTTACTCCG GTTGTGTGAGGACTTCATTGCAAGCCATGATAAAATTTTCCAGATCCATTTTACATGCTTACCATCAAAACTCAGACAGGTTGTGGAGAAGAGGATGATATTTTTTAAATCACAGAAAGTTATCAaaactatggaataa
- the LOC143480909 gene encoding kelch domain-containing protein 1 isoform X2, giving the protein MTLQAGHRAELVAQERSGHTAVASENLLFVWGGYMSVADHEVFLPNDEIWVYDLENGLWERFDMSGEIPPSMSGTCGCIMNGHLYIFGGCSEDDQTNEHYSVDLHDAKFSWEKLHHQSGLLPSPRDKLSCWVNKDRIIYFGGYGHKLLGEINNSSTFIVDEASWVGDIFWGWNNEVHIFYPEAKAWNEPPTFGRPPAPRAAHASATMGNKGYVCGGRIRDTRKNDIHCLDLDSWTWSEIVPTTTVPLGRSWHTLTTVSDNSLFLFGGLSLDCRPMSDGWIFNLKMKSWTEIKHSNMDKPRATATMFFFSKSSLTPYSGCVRTSLQAMIKFSRSILHAYHQNSDRLWRRG; this is encoded by the exons ATGACGTTACAAGCAGGACATCGAGCCGAATTAGTAGCACAGGAAAGAAGTGGACACACGGCAGTAGCCTCAGAAAACCTTTTATTTGTCTGGGGAGGCTACATG TCAGTTGCTGATCATGAAGTCTTCCTACCAAATGATGAAATTTGGGTGTATGACCTGGAGAATGGTTTATG GGAAAGATTTGACATGAGTGGAGAAATCCCTCCTTCTATGTCTGGAACATGTGGCTGCATTATGAATGGACACCTGTATATATTTGGAGGTTGTAGTGAAGATGATCAGACCAATGAG cactaCTCAGTTGATCTCCATGATGCAAAGTTTTCTTGGGAGAAGTTACATCATCAGTCAGGGTTGCTCCCATCACCACGAGATAAGCTTTCCTGTTGGGTCAACAAAGACAG GATTATTTACTTCGGTGGATATGGCCACAAACTGCTCGGTGAAATCAACAACTCCAGTACCTTCATTGTGGATGAGGCATCCTGG GTAGGGGATATCTTCTGGGGATGGAACAATGAAGTTCATATATTTTACCCAGAGGCAAAAGCTTGGAATGAACCGCCCACATTT GGACGTCCCCCTGCACCAAGGGCTGCCCATGCTAGTGCGACCATGGGCAATAAAGGCTATGTATGTGGTGGACGAATTAGG GACACAAGAAAAAATGATATTCATTGTCTGGATTTGGACTCATGGACTTGGTCTGAAAT TGTACCTACAACTACAGTACCTTTGGGGCGCTCATGGCATACACTAACCACCGTGTCAGACAACTCACTCTTTCTGTTTGGGGGACTTAGTTTGGACTGCAGACCCATGA GTGATGGTTGGATATTTAACCTAAAAATGAAAAGCTGGACAGAGATTAAACATTCAAACATGGACAAACCACG GGCCACTGCAACAATGTTCTTTTTTTCCAAATCCAGCCTTACTCCTTACTCCG GTTGTGTGAGGACTTCATTGCAAGCCATGATAAAATTTTCCAGATCCATTTTACATGCTTACCATCAAAACTCAGACAGGTTGTGGAGAAGAGGATGA